From the Triplophysa rosa unplaced genomic scaffold, Trosa_1v2 scaffold529, whole genome shotgun sequence genome, the window aagaatgttagcaactggcaTTTCTGAGGCACCAataccattaaaatggttttcaaaggtatctatctatctatctatctatctatctatctatctatctatctatctatctatctatctatctatctatctatctatctatctatctatctatNtcgcagcatggaaatttgataccggcACAAGCCTAACTGTATATGAATGATATTTtactaaataaactaaaaactgaaacaggaagtgcttctggaccggTGTTGTTCATGTCTTGCAAACTGGTGGACGGTCTTACAAGTAAAACATTGAATAAATTACAGTCAAAGAGACATACTCATcacaacagtgtgtgtgtgcgtgcgtgttaaTCACCTTCTTGATGTTGTTTTCCGAGTTAAATCCACACTCGAAGCCTTGTGGTGACACAGCACCATGAAAACCCTGCGatttaacaaacacacacacaataaatcacaacgcgcacgcacacacacacacacaccacagcagCATTCAGTCAGTCCATGTCCGTGTGTGTTACTTTGAGTACCATGGCATTTTCTCCCCAGTCAGTGAGGCTGTAGTCCACCGTGATCTCTTCGCCTTTAGCGATGTCTCGAATCGCTATGACGACAAGCCGCACCTGACTCCCACAATGCACCTCTCTAATCCTGCAGTTAGGTGGCGGGTGGAAGAGAACGGGCCCTCTGACTCCACTGGAACCCTCCTCACCGAGTTCCGgcacactacacaacacaacacaaacacacacaatgttaTTCTAGCAAACCTCACAGACACTCAtgatgtgtacgtgtgtgtcaCACCAGAGCTGTGAG encodes:
- the LOC130550992 gene encoding uncharacterized protein LOC130550992, which produces MAESVRSPFDYREPPTLDSDGEGSKPPPRGRVCGRKRKGTPVKVCERAAYVSEDEEESLSEHSYSPGDQQYAEGAEDRLPPPGSPYYITDHSQLCVPELGEEGSSGVRGPVLFHPPPNCRIREVHCGSQVRLVVIAIRDIAKGEEITVDYSLTDWGENAMGFHGAVSPQGFECGFNSENNIKKVINTHAHTHCCDEYVSLTVIYSMFYL